A genome region from Carya illinoinensis cultivar Pawnee chromosome 2, C.illinoinensisPawnee_v1, whole genome shotgun sequence includes the following:
- the LOC122300701 gene encoding enoyl-CoA delta isomerase 2, peroxisomal-like: MCTLEKRGDLFFLTLTGDGEHRFSPTVIDSLISVLSQVKSQAVRGSALITTAHGKFFSNGFDLSWAQAAGSSSGARERLHHMVESFRPVASALLSLPMPTIAAINGHAAAAGFLFALSHDYVLMRHDRGVLYMSEVDLGLTFPDYFTAMMRSKIGSVSARRDILLRGMKIKGEEAVRAGIVDAAHESAESVVEAAVRLGEQLGRRKWNGEVYAEIRKSLYPEVCGVLGLAPKTVIASSKL, encoded by the coding sequence ATGTGCACCTTAGAAAAGCGCGGCGACCTCTTCTTCCTAACACTCACCGGCGACGGCGAGCACCGCTTCAGCCCGACAGTCATCGACTCCCTCATCTCGGTTCTCTCCCAAGTCAAATCCCAAGCCGTTCGCGGCTCCGCTCTGATCACCACCGCCCACGGCAAGTTCTTCTCCAATGGGTTCGACCTATCCTGGGCCCAAGCCGCCGGATCCTCCTCCGGCGCCCGTGAGCGGCTCCACCACATGGTTGAGTCCTTCAGACCGGTCGCCTCCGCGCTTCTCTCGCTCCCTATGCCCACCATAGCCGCCATAAACGGCCACGCTGCCGCCGCCGGATTCCTCTTCGCGCTCAGCCACGACTACGTCTTGATGCGGCACGACAGAGGCGTGCTGTACATGAGCGAGGTCGACCTCGGGCTGACCTTCCCCGATTACTTCACGGCCATGATGAGGTCAAAGATCGGCTCGGTTTCGGCCAGGCGGGACATCTTACTCAGGGGGATGAAGATTAAGGGGGAGGAAGCGGTGAGGGCAGGGATAGTGGACGCGGCGCACGAGAGCGCGGAAAGCGTGGTAGAGGCGGCGGTGCGCCTGGGAGAACAGTTGGGGCGGAGGAAGTGGAACGGCGAGGTGTACGCCGAGATAAGGAAGAGTCTGTATCCGGAGGTGTGTGGGGTGCTGGGATTGGCTCCCAAAACCGTAATAGCCTCTTCCAAGCTTTAG
- the LOC122300702 gene encoding protein PSK SIMULATOR 1-like gives MVAEPWIVKMGSQVSSNLKHALLLETSKKKSLKNNQVPNQTIGILSFEVATVMSKTFHLHKSLTDSEISKLMTEILKSEGVLNLVSSDESYLLELALGEKLDDLNSVAGVVSRLGKKCSEPALQGFEHVYGDVVSGVIEVRELGFLVRDMEGMVRKMERLVNATANLYSEMEVLNELEQATKKFQHNQHEESKRTFEQKLMWQRQDVRHLQEISLWNLTYDKVVELLARTACTIYSRICTVFGDPAMKKKNNQCGPFSGQIDLQRPRHTGPGSEPLKRVLSRSSGCHSGKKGVSSFNPQIDSRRGEISLFRPEDLNFSCGTSPGRLFMDCLSLSSSVSKFEDDDDDAVHREDQSSQVSGVYSSGNPSLKRSEHTNHSNLLNRSRSRVAYKSGEMPGDRFGPKSRLTVYAPPNTVGGSALALHYANVIIVIEKLLRYPHLVGEEARDDLYQMLPTSLRMSLRTSLKSYENLAIYDAPLAHDWKDNLDGILKWLAPLAHNMIRWQSERNFEQHQIVTRSNVLLLQTLYFADRKGTEAAICKLLVGLNYICRYEHQQNALLDCASSFDFEDCMQWQLQCGAAYLH, from the coding sequence ATGGTTGCGGAGCCCTGGATTGTGAAGATGGGCAGCCAGGTGAGCTCGAATCTCAAGCACGCGCTCCTCCTCGAAACATCCAAGAAGAAGAGTTTAAAAAACAACCAAGTTCCAAATCAAACAATTGGCATCCTTTCCTTCGAAGTCGCCACCGTGATGTCAAAGACATTTCACCTCCACAAATCCCTTACAGATTCCGAGATCTCCAAGCTCATGACCGAGATCTTGAAATCGGAGGGAGTGTTGAACCTGGTGTCCTCCGACGAGTCCTACCTTCTGGAACTCGCTCTGGGGGAGAAGCTCGACGACTTGAACAGCGTCGCCGGCGTGGTGTCTAGGCTGGGCAAGAAATGCTCCGAGCCGGCCTTGCAAGGGTTCGAGCACGTGTACGGGGACGTTGTGAGTGGGGTTATTGAGGTGAGGGAATTGGGTTTTTTGGTGAGGGATATGGAAGGAATGGTGAGGAAGATGGAGAGGCTCGTGAATGCGACTGCGAACCTGTACAGCGAAATGGAGGTGTTGAATGAGCTGGAGCAGGCGACCAAGAAGTTCCAGCACAATCAGCACGAGGAAAGTAAGCGGACGTTCGAGCAGAAACTGATGTGGCAGAGGCAGGACGTGAGGCATCTCCAGGAGATTTCGCTTTGGAACCTTACGTACGATAAGGTTGTGGAACTCTTGGCCAGGACAGCGTGCACAATATACTCTAGGATTTGTACAGTGTTTGGGGACCCtgcaatgaaaaagaagaacaatcaATGCGGGCCGTTCTCGGGACAGATTGATTTGCAACGTCCTCGTCATACGGGTCCGGGCTCTGAGCCGTTGAAACGGGTTCTTAGCAGGAGTAGTGGGTGCCATTCGGGCAAGAAAGGGGTGTCGAGCTTTAATCCTCAAATTGATTCGCGGAGGGGCGAGATATCGCTGTTCCGACCTGAAGATCTTAATTTCTCGTGTGGAACGAGCCCAGGGAGGCTTTTCATGGATTGCCTTAGCTTAAGCAGCTCGGTTTCCAAGtttgaggatgatgatgatgatgctgtTCATCGCGAGGACCAAAGTAGCCAGGTTTCAGGAGTTTATAGCTCTGGTAATCCTTCTTTGAAAAGATCCGAGCACACGAATCACTCTAATCTTCTCAATCGATCCCGAAGTCGTGTTGCATACAAATCCGGTGAGATGCCAGGTGATCGGTTCGGCCCCAAGAGCCGGTTGACGGTCTATGCTCCTCCCAACACGGTGGGAGGCTCTGCTTTAGCCTTACATTATGCAAATGTCATAATTGTCATAGAAAAGTTACTTCGCTACCCCCATCTCGTGGGTGAAGAAGCCAGGGACGATTTGTATCAGATGTTGCCAACGAGCTTAAGAATGTCTCTGAGGACTAGTCTGAAGTCATACGAGAATCTTGCAATATATGATGCTCCCCTTGCACACGATTGGAAGGACAACCTTGATGGCATTCTGAAGTGGCTTGCGCCGCTTGCTCATAACATGATCAGGTGGCAAAGCGAGCGTAATTTCGAGCAACATCAAATCGTTACGCGGTCAAATGTTCTGCTACTTCAGACACTCTATTTCGCCGACAGGAAGGGCACGGAGGCAGCAATATGCAAGCTTCTAGTGGGGTTAAATTACATATGTCGCTACGAGCATCAGCAAAATGCCTTACTGGACTGTGCCAGCAGTTTTGATTTTGAGGACTGCATGCAATGGCAATTGCAATGTGGAGCTGCCTATCTTCATTGA
- the LOC122295040 gene encoding uncharacterized protein At4g14450, chloroplastic-like: MADSLRSKSCIQGNRRQTSRLQQRAPASLQIGAPSSNWNLAIPLLSPLDSSPTSSKLVTDRTVDMNSREESRQQGAEPEKVVLKKWQHPPFGYDPAPRVRPFVPV, from the coding sequence ATGGCCGACTCACTTAGAAGTAAATCCTGCATCCAGGGGAACAGGCGGCAGACCAGCCGGCTGCAACAGCGCGCCCCGGCGTCCTTGCAAATCGGCGCTCCCTCTTCCAATTGGAACCTGGCCATTCCGCTCCTGTCCCCTCTCGACTCTTCGCCGACGTCTTCGAAGTTGGTGACCGATCGGACGGTGGATATGAATTCCAGAGAGGAGTCGAGGCAGCAGGGCGCGGAGCCGGAGAAGGTGGTGCTCAAGAAGTGGCAGCACCCGCCCTTCGGCTACGATCCTGCTCCGAGGGTCCGACCCTTTGTGCCCGTATAG
- the LOC122301872 gene encoding DNA repair protein RAD5B, with translation MAAHPVDDTDGPLQNPVYCPQPLTVIRTFTSTGSRISTQIKAEDPEDPEEVKPRSLPGSYAESKVKERPVDRISKGSLKMTFDEFLKATDTKVMSEEECLRTQMKEEQPREPEVTRVKEEPDMDFLSEGSEKPEVSDSTLQLVPLQRVKAKSFQEWLWLRARPKVEVKEEPYLGSEDKLDKVQVKEGSPNESRPKGEVKEVPDLRAENELHVKEGLSNESRTKVELTEEPDSRAENELHVKEGLPNESRTTVGLTEKPDLGPGNKVHVKEELPIESTPEVKVIKEPDLRAENKVYVKGPVGAENKVSAKEPIGSTFCSKSQKVKKEIVEERVVSGPVEDGDFPEDPEWFLVGRTIVTALSTSKGRKLVDNEVVHFAFSSTNWRPNAPWIVRFSTKRSGEIGRLPMEWGKCVVPLVNSSKVKVLGRCVAAPSNLSIMQEIMLCVSFYIHHSIFTKDDTSSWRLDAPYNIDSTLHPLLSLFKLLKIKPYQKAEFTPEELHSRKRVLNLDDDTEEAASMLPVVKRRKGCQQYPEQSKDEQAISESSLNKLVGAAEMYNLEEMEPPYTLMCDLRPYQKQALYWMSELEKGIHAEKAAKTLHPCWAAYQISDERASSIYVNTFSGESTTKFPTATQMARGGILADAMGLGKTVMTIALILARPGRGCYVNHGRGTATADGTETTKSNKDCRTKTSSKANGGTLIVCPMALLGQWKDELETHSKPESISIFVHYGGSRASDPKGIAEHNVVLTTYGVLTAAYKNDSENSIFHRVSWYRVVLDEAHTIKSWKTQGAQAAFSLSSHCRWCLTGTPIQNNLEDLYGLLCFLHVEPWCNWAWWNKLIQKPYENGDPRGMKLIKAILRPLMLRRTKETKDKEGRPILVLPPTDIQIIECKQSEAEHDFYDALFKRSKVQFDQFVAQGKVLHNYANILELLLRLRQCCNHPFLVMSRADSQKYTDLSKLARRFLETNSNSTTANQTVPTHAYVEEVVEGIRRGENTECPICLEYADDPVLTPCAHKMCRECLLSSWRTPTSGLCPICRQLLKKTDLIACPSENQFWVDVEKNWKESSKVSGLLECLEHIQRTGSGEKSIVFSQWTSFFDLLEIPLKRRGIGFLRFDGKLVQKQRELVLKEFSETKEKMVLLMSLKAGGVGLNLTAASNVFLMDPWWNPAVEEQAIMRIHRIGQKRTVRVRRFIVKDTVEERMQQVQARKQRMIAGALTDQEVRTARIEELKMLFR, from the exons ATGGCGGCTCATCCTGTGGATGACACCGATGGTCCCCTTCAAAATCCCGTCTACTGCCCCCAGCCCCTCACTGTAATTCGCACCTTTACCAGCACCGGCTCACGGATCTCGACCCAGATCAAGGCGGAGGACCCTGAGGATCCCGAAGAAGTGAAACCGAGATCGCTTCCGGGGTCCTATGCGGAGAGCAAAGTGAAGGAGCGACCTGTTGACAGGATCTCCAAGGGCTCGCTGAAAATGACGTTTGACGAGTTCCTTAAGGCGACGGATACGAAGGTGATGTCCGAGGAGGAGTGTCTGAGAACCCAGATGAAGGAAGAGCAACCTAGAGAGCCAGAAGTAACAAGAGTCAAGGAGGAACCCGATATGGATTTTCTAAGTGAGGGTTCTGAAAAACCCGAGGTGTCTGATAGTACTCTTCAATTGGTTCCGTTACAAAGGGTCAAAGCCAAGTCCTTCCAAGAGTGGCTCTGGCTTAG AGCTAGGCCTAAAGTAGAAGTGAAGGAGGAACCTTATCTGGGTTCTGAGGATAAGTTAGATAAGGTGCAGGTGAAAGAAGGATCACCAAATGAGTCTAGGCCCAAAGGTGAAGTCAAAGAGGTGCCTGATTTGAGGGCTGAGAATGAGTTACACGTTAAGGAAGGATTATCAAATGAGTCCAGGACTAAAGTTGAATTGACAGAAGAACCTGATTCGAGGGCTGAGAACGAGCTACACGTTAAGGAAGGATTACCAAATGAGTCCAGGACTACAGTTGGCTTGACAGAAAAACCTGATTTGGGGCCTGGTAATAAGGTACACGTAAAAGAAGAATTACCTATTGAATCAACGCCTGAAGTTAAAGTAATTAAGGAACCTGATTTGAGGGCTGAGAACAAGGTATATGTGAAAGGACCAGTTGGGGCTGAGAATAAGGTATCTGCGAAAGAACCAATTGGTTCTACATTTTGTTCGAAATCTCAGAAGGTGAAAAAGGAAATAGTTGAGGAAAGGGTCGTTTCTGGCCCGGTGGAGGATGGGGATTTTCCGGAGGATCCAGAATGGTTTCTGGTGGGAAGGACAATAGTCACCGCACTTTCAACCTCAAAAGGAAGGAAATTGGTTGACAATGAGGTCGTACATTTTGCTTTTTCTTCCACAAATTGGAGACCTAATGCACCGTGGATTGTTCGTTTTTCAACTAAGCGGTCTGGAGAG ATTGGTCGGCTTCCGATGGAGTGGGGAAAATGTGTTGTTCCGCTTGTAAATTCCTCAAAGGTTAAAGTTCTTGGACGATGCGTAGCTGCACCATCAAACCTTTCCATTATGCAAGAAATCATGCTATGTGTAAG CTTTTACATACACCACTCAATTTTCACGAAGGATGACACGTCTTCATGGAGGCTAGATGCTCCCTATAACATTGACTCTACACTTCATCCTCTTCTCAGTCTgttcaaattgttgaaaattaaacCATATCAGAAG GCTGAATTTACCCCCGAAGAACTTCATTCTCGGAAACGTGTGCTAAATCTAGAT GATGATACAGAAGAAGCTGCATCAATGTTGCCCGTTGTGAAGCGAAGAAAGGGTTGTCAGCAGTATCCAGAACAAAGCAAAGATGAACAAGCTATCTCAGAGTCATCTCTGAATAAACTTGTGGGGGCAGCAGAAATGTATAACTTGGAG GAGATGGAACCCCCATATACACTCATGTGTGATCTTAGGCCGTACCAGAAACAAGCTCTCTACTGGATGTCAGAATTAGAGAAGGGAATACATGCTGAGAAAGCAGCGAAAACACTTCATCCATGCTGGGCAGCATATCAAATAAGTGATGA GCGGGCTTCCTCAATATATGTGAACACTTTCTCAGGTGAATCAACTACAAAATTTCCAACCGCAACACAGATGGCAAGAGGAGGA ATATTGGCAGATGCAATGGGGCTTGGGAAGACTGTGATGACAATCGCTCTAATACTTGCAAGGCCAGGTAGAGGATGCTATGTTAACCACGGGCGTGGCACTGCAACTGCTGATGGTACTGAAACTACAAAGAGTAATAAAGATTGCCGTACCAAAACCTCTTCTAAAGCAAATGGTGGAACTCTCATTGTTTGTCCCATGGCATTGCTGGGACAATGGAAG GATGAGCTTGAAACCCATTCAAAGCCTGAAAGTATATCCATTTTCGTTCACTATGGTGGGAGCAGAGCCAGCGATCCAAAGGGGATCGCAGAACACAATGTGGTCTTGACAACATACGGGGTATTAACTGCAGCTTATAAAAAT GATTCAGAGAACAGCATCTTTCACAGGGTCAGTTGGTATAGGGTGGTTCTAGATGAAGCTCACACCATAAAATCCTGGAAGACTCAAGGTGCTCAGGCTGCCTTTTCATTGTCCTCACACTGCCGGTGGTGTCTAACAGGAACCCCTATTCAG AATAATTTGGAAGATCTCTACGGCCTTTTATGCTTCTTACACGTCGAACCATGGTGCAATTGGGCTTG GTGGAACAAATTGATTCAAAAGCCCTATGAGAATGGTGATCCAAGAGGGATGAAACTGATCAAAGCTATTTTGAGGCCATTGATGTTGAGAAGAACAAAGGAGACGAAGGATAAAGAAGGAAG GCCCATACTCGTTCTCCCTCCAACGGACATTCAGATCATTGAATGTAAACAGTCAGAAGCTGAACATGACTTTTATGATGCACTTTTTAAGAGATCTAAA GTCCAATTTGACCAGTTTGTTGCTCAAGGCAAGGTTCTTCACAACTATGCAAATATCCTTGAGCTACTGCTTCGATTGAGGCAGTGTTGCAACCATCCATTTCTTGTTATGAG TCGAGCTGATTCACAAAAGTATACAGACCTGAGCAAGCTTGCAAGAAGGTTCCTTGAGACTAATTCTAACTCTACCACTGCAAACCAGACTGTGCCAACCCATGCATATGTTGAGGAGGTTGTTGAAGGCATTCGGAGGGGTGAAAACACAGAATGCCCCATATGCTTGGAGTATGCAGATGACCCTGTGCTCACTCCATGTGCACATAAGATGTGCAGGGAGTGTCTCCTCTCAAGCTGGCGGACTCCAACATCTGGGCTATGCCCAATTTGTCGACAGTTGCTTAAAAAGACTGATCTCATTGCATGCCCATCAGAAAACCAGTTCTGGGTTGATGTTGAGAAGAACTGGAAGGAGTCTTCAAAGGTTTCAGGACTCTTGGAGTGCCTAGAACATATTCAGCGGACAGGTTCTGGTGAAAAGAGCATTGTTTTTAGCCAATGGACTTCATTTTTTGATTTGCTGGAGATCCCATTAAAGAGGAGGGGAATTGGGTTCTTGAGGTTTGATGGAAAGCTGGTTCAGAAGCAGAGGGAGTTGGTCCTGAAGGAGTTTAGTGAGACCAAAGAGAAGATG GTATTGCTAATGTCTTTGAAAGCTGGCGGTGTAGGCTTGAATTTAACCGCAGCCTCCAATGTCTTCTTAATG GATCCATGGTGGAATCCTGCTGTCGAAGAGCAAGCAATAATGCGGATTCATCGTATAGGACAAAAGCGAACAGTTCGTGTTAGAAGATTTATTGTGAAG GACACGGTGGAGGAGCGAATGCAGCAAGTCCAGGCACGCAAGCAGCGCATGATTGCTGGGGCCCTGACCGACCAGGAGGTTCGAACGGCTAGGATTGAGGAGCTCAAAATGCTTTTCCGATGA